Proteins encoded within one genomic window of Citrobacter amalonaticus Y19:
- the nagC gene encoding DNA-binding transcriptional regulator NagC, which yields MTPGGQAQIGNVDLVKQLNSAAVYRLIDQHGPISRIQIAEQSQLAPASVTKITRQLIERGLIKEVDQQASTGGRRAISIVTETRNFHAIGVRLGRHDATITLFDLSSKVLAEEHYPLPERTQETLEHALLNAITAFIDSNQRKFRELIAISVILPGLVDPESGKIHYMPHIQVENWGLVEALEKRFLVTCFVGHDIRSLALAEHYFGASQDCEDSILVRVHRGTGAGIISNGRIFIGRNGNVGEIGHIQVEPLGERCHCGNFGCLETIAANAAIEHRVLNLLKQGYQSRVPLEDCTIKTICKAANKGDSLASEVIEHVGRHLGKTIAIAINLFNPQKIVIAGEITEADKVLLPAIESCINTQALKAFRTNLPVVRSTLDHRSAIGAFALVKRAMLNGILLQHLLEN from the coding sequence ATGACACCAGGCGGACAAGCTCAAATAGGTAATGTTGATCTCGTAAAACAGCTTAACAGCGCGGCCGTTTACCGCCTGATTGACCAGCATGGGCCAATCTCGCGGATCCAGATTGCCGAGCAAAGCCAGCTTGCCCCCGCCAGCGTAACCAAAATTACGCGTCAACTGATTGAACGCGGACTGATCAAAGAAGTCGATCAGCAGGCCTCCACCGGAGGCCGCCGCGCCATTTCTATCGTCACCGAAACCCGCAATTTTCACGCCATTGGTGTGCGTCTTGGCCGCCACGATGCGACCATCACGCTGTTTGATCTGAGCAGCAAAGTGCTGGCGGAAGAACACTATCCGTTGCCCGAACGCACGCAGGAAACGCTGGAACACGCGCTGCTCAATGCCATAACCGCCTTTATCGACAGCAACCAACGCAAGTTCCGCGAGCTCATCGCCATTTCCGTGATCCTGCCAGGACTTGTCGATCCGGAAAGCGGCAAGATCCACTATATGCCGCATATCCAGGTAGAGAACTGGGGACTGGTTGAAGCCCTGGAAAAACGTTTTCTCGTCACCTGTTTTGTCGGCCACGATATCCGCAGTCTGGCGCTGGCGGAGCACTACTTTGGGGCAAGCCAGGATTGCGAAGACTCCATTCTGGTGCGTGTCCACCGCGGCACGGGTGCCGGTATCATCTCTAATGGCCGGATTTTTATTGGTCGCAACGGTAACGTTGGCGAGATTGGCCACATCCAGGTTGAACCGCTGGGCGAGCGCTGTCACTGCGGTAACTTTGGCTGTCTGGAAACCATTGCCGCGAACGCGGCGATTGAACATCGCGTCCTCAATCTCCTGAAGCAAGGCTACCAGAGCCGCGTTCCGCTGGAAGACTGCACGATCAAAACCATCTGCAAGGCGGCCAATAAGGGCGACAGCCTGGCCTCAGAGGTCATTGAGCACGTCGGGCGTCATCTGGGCAAAACCATTGCGATCGCCATCAACCTGTTTAATCCGCAAAAAATCGTGATTGCCGGTGAGATAACCGAAGCTGATAAAGTGCTGTTACCCGCCATTGAAAGCTGCATTAATACGCAGGCGCTGAAGGCGTTTCGCACGAATTTGCCGGTGGTGCGTTCCACACTGGACCACCGCTCCGCCATCGGTGCCTTTGCGCTGGTAAAACGCGCCATGCTCAACGGTATTTTGCTCCAGCATTTGCTGGAAAACTGA
- the nagA gene encoding N-acetylglucosamine-6-phosphate deacetylase codes for MYALTQGRIFTGHEILDDHAIVVANGLIDRVCPVAELAPEIEQRSVNGAILSPGFIDVQLNGCGGVQFNDTAEAVTVETLEIMQKANEKSGCTNYLPTLITTSDDLMKQGVRVMREYLAKHPNQALGLHLEGPWLNLVKKGTHNPSFVRQPDAALVDFLCDNADVITKVTLAPEMVPLEVISKLANAGIVVSAGHSNATLKEAKAGFRAGITFATHLFNAMPYITGREPGLAGAILDEADIYCGVIADGLHVDYVNIRNAKRLKGDKLCLVTDATAPAGANIEQFIFAGKTIYYRNGLCVDENGTLSGSSLTMIEGVRNLVEHCGIALDEVLRMATLYPARAIGVEKHLGSIAAGKVANLTAFTHDFKIIKTIVNGDEVVTE; via the coding sequence ATGTATGCTTTAACCCAGGGTCGGATCTTTACCGGCCACGAAATTCTTGATGACCATGCGATTGTTGTCGCCAATGGCCTGATTGACCGCGTTTGCCCTGTGGCAGAACTGGCGCCAGAGATCGAACAACGTTCAGTGAACGGGGCCATTCTTTCCCCCGGCTTTATCGATGTCCAGCTTAACGGCTGCGGCGGCGTCCAGTTTAACGACACGGCGGAAGCCGTCACCGTTGAAACACTGGAGATCATGCAGAAGGCAAACGAGAAATCAGGTTGCACCAACTACCTGCCAACGCTGATTACCACCAGCGACGATCTCATGAAGCAAGGTGTTCGCGTGATGCGTGAATACCTGGCGAAACATCCGAATCAGGCGCTGGGTCTGCACCTGGAAGGCCCCTGGCTGAACCTGGTGAAAAAAGGGACGCACAATCCGAGCTTTGTCCGTCAGCCTGACGCTGCGCTGGTCGATTTCCTGTGCGATAATGCCGACGTTATCACCAAAGTGACGCTGGCGCCGGAAATGGTCCCGTTGGAAGTAATCAGCAAACTGGCGAACGCCGGGATTGTGGTTTCTGCCGGTCACTCCAACGCCACACTGAAAGAAGCGAAAGCCGGGTTCCGCGCTGGTATCACCTTTGCCACGCATCTGTTCAATGCTATGCCCTATATCACCGGACGTGAGCCGGGTCTGGCGGGTGCGATTCTGGATGAAGCCGACATTTATTGCGGCGTGATTGCAGACGGTCTGCACGTTGATTATGTCAACATCCGCAACGCCAAACGACTGAAAGGCGACAAACTGTGCCTGGTGACGGATGCGACAGCACCGGCAGGGGCAAATATTGAACAGTTCATTTTTGCTGGTAAAACAATATACTACCGCAATGGACTTTGTGTAGATGAGAACGGGACGCTGAGCGGTTCATCATTAACCATGATTGAAGGCGTGCGTAACCTGGTTGAACATTGCGGCATTGCACTCGACGAAGTGCTGCGCATGGCGACCCTCTACCCTGCGCGCGCCATCGGTGTTGAGAAACACCTCGGCAGCATCGCGGCGGGGAAAGTGGCCAACCTGACCGCTTTCACACACGACTTTAAAATCATCAAGACCATCGTTAATGGTGACGAGGTCGTTACTGAGTAA